From one Solanum stenotomum isolate F172 chromosome 12, ASM1918654v1, whole genome shotgun sequence genomic stretch:
- the LOC125846388 gene encoding uncharacterized protein LOC125846388, translating to MKREEKRQKLHEGLFRMLYPPPPSPPSQEENSDDEPFDILEQGDPIPDQLEKDSGSSSSGNQEETDHGPEKLTRAQRKKIRRKKLKEASSRRQNIIGPLLPTEEIDREDVNVSTPPQGVRQNANETDDADSCLKQNKQKQRRMAKRLVGGTSKSTGDGNKT from the exons ATGAAGAGAGAAGAGAAACGGCAAAAGCTCCATGAAGGGCTCTTTAGGATGCTCTATCCTCCTCCACCATCACCTCCTTCCCAA GAAGAAAACAGTGACGACGAACCATTTGACATTCTCGAACAAGGCGATCCAATTCCAG ATCAACTGGAAAAGGATAGTGGTTCTTCCTCCTCTGGCAACCAGGAGGAGACTGATCATGGGCCTGAGAAGCTCACAAGGGCACAGAGGAAGAAGATTCGACGGAAGAAACTTAAGGAAGCCTCCTCACGCCGCCAGAATATAATAGGGCCGTTGTTGCCTACTGAAGAGATTGATCGTGAGGATGTAAATGTGAGTACGCCACCACAAGGTGTTCGACAAAATGCCAATGAGACAG ATGATGCAGATTCTTGCttgaaacaaaacaaacaaaaacaaagaagaatggCTAAACGGTTGGTTGGTGGCACCTCAAAGTCAACTGGGGATGGCAACAAGACTTGA
- the LOC125846363 gene encoding putative glycosyltransferase 7 produces the protein MAHNVFRAKQQSSSPRDKSLFAAAIVAVLLVCAIWSFTDPLPNLSGLLYSQSISSPDYCPPGREAVDRSSDPPEKTFYDEPELSYTINKPIKNWDEKRVQWLKLHPSFAAGRVNRVLLLSGSQPTPCKNPRGDHLLLRFFKNKVDYCRIHGYDIFYGNTFFHPKMRSYWAKIPLVRAAMLAHPESEWILWIDSDAIFTDMDFKIPLHKYNDYNFIVHGWPDLIFKKKSWVAINAGIFLIRNCQWSMDFLDVWANMGPKSPEYKQWGKILRTTFKDKTFPESDDQSALSYLILKGERKWRSKIHAITDYSLHGYWLGIVNRFDKITENYTKIERDVPKLRRRHAEAVSDSYAAAREPLLAEGADGKGGWRRPFITHFTGCQPCSGDHAAEYVGDSCWVGMERALNFADNQVLRNFGFMHDDIKSNSPVSPLNFDFPAEDSEEFV, from the coding sequence ATGGCCCATAACGTGTTTCGGGCCAAACAGCAATCGTCTTCTCCGAGAGACAAATCTCTGTTCGCGGCGGCCATAGTTGCGGTTTTACTTGTCTGTGCTATTTGGTCATTTACTGATCCTTTGCCTAATTTATCAGGTTTGTTATACAGTCAGAGTATTAGTTCACCGGATTATTGCCCACCGGGACGAGAAGCGGTTGACCGGAGTTCCGACCCGCCGGAGAAAACATTCTACGATGAACCGGAACTCAGTTACACTATTaacaaaccaatcaaaaattggGACGAAAAGAGAGTTCAGTGGCTGAAGCTTCATCCTTCGTTCGCCGCCGGAAGAGTTAACCGTGTGCTCCTCCTCTCAGGATCACAGCCCACTCCATGCAAAAACCCTAGAGGTGATCATTTACTCTTAaggtttttcaaaaacaaagtTGATTACTGTAGAATCCATGGCTACGATATTTTCTACGGAAACACGTTTTTTCACCCTAAAATGCGTTCTTATTGGGCCAAAATACCGCTTGTTCGGGCCGCCATGCTGGCTCATCCTGAATCCGAGTGGATTCTATGGATTGATTCAGATGCAATTTTCACTGATATGGATTTCAAAATTCCATTACACAAATACAATGACTACAATTTCATCGTCCATGGCTGGCCTGATTTGATTTTTAAGAAGAAAAGCTGGGTCGCTATAAATGCTGGGATTTTTCTTATCCGAAACTGTCAATGGTCTATGGATTTCTTAGATGTTTGGGCTAATATGGGCCCGAAAAGCCCAGAATACAAGCAATGGGGCAAAATCTTACGGACAACTTTCAAGGACAAAACGTTCCCGGAGTCCGACGACCAATCAGCACTGAGCTATTTAATACTGAAAGGAGAAAGAAAATGGCGGAGCAAAATTCACGCAATCACTGATTACTCTCTACACGGCTACTGGCTAGGAATAGTAAACAGATTTGACAAAATAACAGAGAATTACACGAAGATAGAGAGAGATGTACCGAAGTTACGGAGGAGACACGCGGAGGCGGTGAGCGACAGCTACGCGGCGGCGAGGGAGCCGTTGTTGGCGGAGGGCGCTGACGGAAAGGGCGGATGGAGGCGGCCGTTTATCACGCACTTCACGGGGTGTCAGCCATGTAGTGGGGACCACGCGGCGGAGTATGTGGGTGATTCATGTTGGGTGGGAATGGAACGAGCGTTGAACTTTGCGGATAATCAGGTGCTACGTAACTTCGGATTCATGCATGATGATATCAAAAGTAATTCCCCTGTCTCTCCGTTAAATTTCGATTTTCCAGCTGAAGACAGTGAAGAATTCGTGTGA
- the LOC125848785 gene encoding heptahelical transmembrane protein 4-like has product MDKGKEKLTGNEDNQLLSPSKEGKGKRLWKKVKYQLVEYHSLPGYLKDNEYILGHYRAEWPLKQALLSIFTIHNETLNVWTHLIGFFLFLALTIYTATKVPKVVDLHSLQNLPDVLRKADLHKLQAELLTCLPSLPHMPDLHKLRDGLLRSPSNWHIIDLLNNCLPERFSHSNHTDVCVLRSVKEDVANILAPLLVRPITRWPFYAFLGGAMLCLLASSTCHLLSCHSERLSYIMLRFDYAGIAALISTSFYPPVYYSFMCYPFFCNLYLGFITLLGIGTILGSLLPVFQTPEYRVIRASLFFGMGLSGAVPILHKLVLFWHQPEAHHTTGYELLMGIFYGIGALIYAMRVPERWMPGKFDIAGHSHQLFHVLVVAGAYTHYQAGLVYLRWRDLQGC; this is encoded by the exons ATGGATAAGGGCAAAGAGAAATTGACTGGTAATGAGGATAATCAATTATTGTCTCCTTCCAAGGAAGGGAAAGGAAAGAGATTATGGAAGAAAGTGAAGTACCAGCTTGTGGAGTATCATTCATTGCCTGGGTATTTGAAAGACAACGAATACATTCTGGGTCATTACAGGGCCGAATGGCCATTGAAGCAAGCATTGCTCAGCATCTTCACAATTCACAATGAGACCCTAAATGTTTGGAC GCATTTGATAGGGTTCTTCCTCTTCCTTGCGCTGACCATTTATACTGCAACCAAAGTTCCCAAGGTTGTAGATTTACATTCCTTACAAAATCTGCCTGATGTGCTGAGGAAGGCTGATTTGCACAAATTACAAGCAGAACTTTTAACTTGTCTTCCTTCTTTGCCGCATATGCCTGATTTGCACAAACTTCGAGATGGTTTGCTACGTTCCCCCTCTAATTGGCATATTATTGACCTCCTGAACAACTGCCTGCCTGAGCGATTTTCCCACAGCAACCATACAGATGTCTGTGTACTG CGGAGTGTAAAGGAAGATGTGGCAAATATATTAGCACCATTGCTGGTGAGACCAATAACGCGCTGGCCATTCTATGCCTTCCTTGGTGGGGCAATGCTTTGTTTGTTAGCAAGCAGCACATGTCATTTACTTTCTTGCCATTCAGAGCGTTTATCATACATCATGCTGAGGTTCGACTATGCCGGTATCGCTGCCCTGATATCAACTTCATTTTACCCTCCGGTCTATTATTCCTTCATGTGTTACCCCTTCTTTTGCAATTTGTATCTGGGATTTATTACCCTCCTGGGAATTGGCACAATCTTGGGTTCCCTACTTCCTGTGTTCCAGACTCCAGAATATCGAGTTATTCGAGCATCTCTATTTTTCGGAATGGGCCTGTCAGGTGCGGTACCTATTCTACACAAGCTGGTTTTGTTTTGGCACCAACCTGAGGCGCATCATACGACTGGATATGAACTTTTGATGGGCATATTTTACGGCATTGGAGCGCTGATATATGCCATGAGAGTTCCAGAAAGATGGATGCCTGGGAAGTTTGACATTGCTGGCCACAGCCACCAACTATTTCATGTACTCGTGGTGGCAGGGGCTTATACTCATTACCAGGCTGGATTGGTTTATCTGAGGTGGCGGGACCTGCAAGGGTGCTAA
- the LOC125846359 gene encoding putative glycosyltransferase 7 translates to MVTPQLPQTHTSYTLMAKQNCRSKISSIFSDGFLFAGASIVALLVVWAFWSFMSTSPNADPSFLTTSADQNSALKTPVDPVSLGFNLRYDPPDPTFYDDPDLSYTMEKPIKKWDEKRRQWLNLHPSFIPGAEERILMVSGSQSTPCKNPIGDHLLLRFFKNKVDYCRIHGYDIFYNNILLQPKMWSFWAKMPAIKAAMIAHPETEWIWWVDSDAAFTDMDFKLPLDRYKDHNFVVHGWEKLLYEQQSWTSINAGVFLIRNCQWSMDLMEAWAKMGPQSPEYDKWGEILRTTFKDKIFQESDDQSGLAYLLLKEKEKWGNKIYVEGGYYFEGYWVEIVGTYDNITDKYLAIEKSEGRLRRRHAERVSESYASVWEEHLKEAGYGRYSWRRPFITHFTGCQPCSGDHNQMYSGETCFDAMQKALNFADNQVLRKYGYMHKDLLDSSSVFPVPFNFPA, encoded by the coding sequence ATGGTAACGCCTCAGTTGCCCCAAACTCATACATCTTACACATTAATGGCTAAGCAAAATTGTAGAAGTaaaatttcttctattttctctGATGGATTTCTCTTTGCTGGTGCAAGTATTGTGGCTTTGCTAGTGGTCTGGGCCTTTTGGTCCTTTATGAGCACTAGTCCAAATGCCGACCCCAGTTTTTTAACCACTTCCGCCGACCAGAACTCCGCCTTGAAAACTCCGGTAGACCCGGTTTCATTAGGCTTCAATTTACGGTACGACCCCCCCGACCCGACTTTCTATGACGACCCGGATTTGAGTTACACTATGGAGAAGCCGATTAAGAAGTGGGACGAGAAACGAAGGCAATGGCTGAATTTGCACCCCTCATTCATCCCCGGAGCAGAGGAACGGATTCTGATGGTTTCCGGTTCACAGTCGACGCCGTGTAAGAACCCAATAGGCGACCATTTGCTGCTGAGGTTCTTCAAGAACAAAGTAGACTACTGCAGAATCCACGGGTACGATATTTTTTACAATAACATTTTACTTCAGCCTAAGATGTGGTCATTTTGGGCAAAAATGCCGGCGATTAAAGCTGCCATGATAGCTCATCCTGAAACTGAGTGGATCTGGTGGGTCGATTCAGATGCTGCCTTCACCGACATGGACTTCAAACTTCCATTGGATCGTTACAAAGACCATAATTTCGTTGTTCATGGTTGGGAAAAGTTATTATACGAGCAACAAAGCTGGACAAGCATCAATGCCGGAGTTTTCTTGATTCGGAACTGTCAATGGTCCATGGACTTAATGGAAGCTTGGGCCAAAATGGGGCCACAGTCACCGGAGTACGATAAATGGGGTGAAATCTTACGTACAACTTTTAAAGACAAGATATTCCAGGAATCCGATGACCAATCAGGTCTAGCATATCTACTgttgaaggaaaaggaaaaatgggGTAATAAAATATACGTCGAAGGCGGATATTACTTCGAGGGGTATTGGGTTGAAATCGTCGGAACGTATGATAACATCACCGACAAGTATTTAGCAATAGAGAAAAGTGAAGGGAGGTTAAGAAGAAGACACGCAGAGAGGGTGAGTGAGAGTTATGCTAGTGTATGGGAAGAACACCTTAAGGAGGCTGGGTATGGTAGATACAGTTGGAGAAGACCGTTCATCACACATTTCACAGGGTGTCAGCCATGTAGTGGAGATCATAATCAGATGTATTCTGGTGAAACTTGCTTTGATGCTATGCAGAAGGCATTGAATTTTGCTGATAATCAGGTGTTGAGGAAGTATGGGTATATGCATAAGGATCTGCTTGATTCTTCCTCTGTTTTTCCTGTTCCTTTTAACTTTCCTGCCTAA